One Streptomyces sp. NBC_00223 genomic window carries:
- the serS gene encoding serine--tRNA ligase yields the protein MIDLRLLREDPDRVRASQRARGEDVALVDSLLSADERRRSSGTRFDELRAEQKQLGRLIPKAQGDEKAELLKRTKELAEAVKAADTEQQDAAEEARQLLLRLGNLVHPDAPIGGEEDFVVVERHGTPRDFAAEGFAPKDHLDLGERLGAIDMDRGAKVSGSRFYYLTGVGALLELALVNAAIAQATAAGFIPVLTPTLVKPAAMAGTGYLGQVEDDVYYLEKDDLYLVGTSEVPLAAYHMDEIIDAGRLPLRYAGFSPCYRREAGSYGKDTRGIIRVHQFDKVEMFVYTSPEEAEAEHRRLLEWEKQWLTSLELPFQVIELASGDLGSSASRKFDCEAWIPTQGKYRELTSTSNTTEFQARRLNVRLRDANGTRPLATLNGTLCAVPRTIVALLENHQQADGSVRVPEPLRPYLGGREVLEPVSAAK from the coding sequence GTGATTGACCTTCGCCTGCTTCGTGAGGACCCCGACCGTGTGCGCGCCTCCCAGCGCGCCCGTGGAGAGGACGTCGCACTCGTCGACTCCCTCCTTTCCGCCGACGAACGGCGCAGGTCCTCCGGTACCCGCTTCGACGAGCTGCGCGCCGAGCAGAAGCAGCTGGGCCGGCTGATCCCGAAGGCGCAGGGCGACGAGAAGGCCGAGCTGCTCAAGCGCACCAAGGAGCTGGCGGAGGCGGTCAAGGCCGCCGACACCGAGCAGCAGGACGCCGCCGAGGAGGCCAGGCAGCTGCTGCTGCGGCTGGGCAACCTCGTCCACCCCGACGCTCCGATCGGCGGCGAGGAGGACTTCGTCGTCGTCGAGCGGCACGGCACCCCCCGCGACTTCGCCGCCGAGGGCTTCGCCCCCAAGGACCACCTGGACCTGGGCGAGCGGCTGGGCGCCATCGACATGGACCGCGGCGCCAAGGTCTCCGGCTCGCGCTTCTACTACCTGACGGGCGTCGGCGCGCTGCTGGAGCTGGCCCTGGTCAACGCGGCGATCGCGCAGGCCACCGCGGCCGGCTTCATCCCCGTCCTGACCCCGACGCTGGTCAAGCCCGCCGCCATGGCGGGCACCGGCTACCTCGGCCAGGTCGAGGACGACGTGTACTACCTGGAGAAGGACGACCTCTACCTGGTCGGCACCTCCGAGGTCCCGCTCGCCGCCTACCACATGGACGAGATCATCGACGCGGGCCGGCTGCCGCTGCGCTACGCGGGCTTCTCGCCGTGCTACCGGCGCGAGGCGGGCTCGTACGGCAAGGACACCCGCGGCATCATCCGCGTCCACCAGTTCGACAAGGTGGAGATGTTCGTCTACACCTCCCCGGAGGAGGCCGAGGCCGAGCACCGGCGGCTGCTGGAGTGGGAGAAGCAGTGGCTGACCTCGCTGGAGCTGCCGTTCCAGGTGATCGAGCTGGCCTCCGGTGACCTGGGGTCGTCCGCGTCGCGCAAGTTCGACTGCGAGGCGTGGATTCCGACGCAGGGCAAGTACCGCGAGCTGACCTCGACGTCCAACACCACCGAGTTCCAGGCCCGCCGGCTGAACGTCCGGCTGCGCGACGCGAACGGCACCCGGCCGCTGGCGACGCTCAACGGCACGCTGTGCGCGGTGCCGCGGACCATCGTGGCGCTCCTGGAGAACCACCAGCAGGCCGACGGTTCGGTGCGGGTGCCCGAGCCGCTGCGGCCGTACCTGGGCGGGCGGGAAGTGCTCGAACCCGTCTCCGCCGCCAAGTGA